From the genome of Cryptococcus neoformans var. neoformans B-3501A chromosome 1, whole genome shotgun sequence, one region includes:
- a CDS encoding hypothetical protein (HMMPfam hit to MIF4G, MIF4G domain, score: 175.5, E(): 1.1e-49) codes for MSQNTSPTVNGDNKTSAPGSIASVWARGPPSAVSSTSASKNQSGVNTPSQEGAGLPNITSVSSSAAISIRNAHSRQNSLLVGPGGVDIKKGNIAFGTVDSPNTALSSSPAAPSTTGGHLADAVKSFGSIDADGNSDPDVVKTRRTSSLSNPIGPVQEKKLSVHSLFTSKAPAQAPLGSSPSRPAMSPPQPHQQPIPHIRRQSMGQGGPGFQSQVPVGSPSFTSGPPMRPPMVMPNQPRSPVANPNVPHGQYAPMPPLHVQQGFRPPQQGMGTQQPPVRPNGMGTQGMARPMMGPGQYGMHPGPQGPQYPVMGYPPQGGFYPGYGPYDQQPHYGSPQWAQQQQNQSFNANFGPGPMSPRSGPSQISSAPSQSPLPPQGVPLGSGGPSPIPTPPNRPPNLMAGHQHSASIPATPIPSTPSRPMQANVPPPFLSGAASVFTPRGASKAVKIAREDGTAVNMKEVAEAASKAVSSGAHTPESAAQPSKDDAPRRKPGLPVIVRLESEEQKKKRVAEEEREAKLKSMEEKEEQERRERLEKKIKEDEERQAKEAAEKAEAEKKAKEEEEKKKLDEAYAAEALAAKKLAEEKEATAKAAKEQTEAAEREKLAAHAATQEARDKAEEQRRELLSTPVTPAAVSPVESPALGAGLPAKPVAAISGAMKTLPTAPELASTSVATINETPSASASALSSARPINDLSSITYPATLKSPDPRLNVDAEPGKFRYDREFLMQFMAVCREKPDTLPPLEDIGLEVDGGSGFGGRSSRGGSRASMGPSSRSAPGGAGLGISGSNRSAFPGQGMGQFGSMGQFGSGAGPIRSTSEQRYRASLSNRTPSSLSGLPSLGISGSRTGANRGSQRGSKRAPQSSQVPTSATAPIPISENAWTRTRLGGDAQGTPAYIERKVKALLNKLTEEKFDPISLQILEWANKSANETDGLTLKLVIKLIFEKATDEAHWSAMYAKLCKLLHDEISPEVSDTIDGKPVAGRALFRRYLLGRCQVDFEAGWKAREDTAVAAAAKKEEDGAKQEEAKDDKDKEAVLMSDEYYAAQKAKRRGLGLVQLIGELFKREMISNRVIKECLLKLLSNTTDPDEEDIESACKLLTTIGAAYDRVAPENLSKAFDMLSKMMQVESLSSRIKFMIMDVFDLRRNGWKSKKNQTSVMTIAQIHEQNAKEKSAASTAVSKESISRGGSRSGRDRHEGSQPGEWQSVSAGPRSLNRPTDFSNMGRNISSGGTAPSFGPTSIFNTRKGKAGTPTNVTPPMSRQPSSANMFSALNDTQENELVSAERRTSTDNGESAPQRKRLNLAPRTKPVEGEGENKDEGAEEEPHGDRVDEHDLSEEEARAKIDLDMKELWGEKDQGGSRNPEDIADYFSALPVSRRPLLAERLLNDIFRISRLKDAEIVAKGWKTALLQQSVSADVLRQSLEHRMPTLDDESIDFPSAYEAIALLVRNVSLSQEDINAMVGRIEVEGTPRITPPQKMEKALRKVDEAGSLA; via the exons CTTCTGTTTGGGCGCGTGGTCCTCCATCTGCCGTCTCATCGACTTCCGCTTCCAAGAATCAATCCGGCGTTAATACCCCCTCCCAAGAGGGAGCGGGCCTCCCAAACATAACCAGTGTATCTAGCTCAGCTGCCATTTCGATAAGAAATGCCCATTCAAGACAGAATAGCTTATTAGTGGGGCCTGGCGGCGTTGATatcaagaagg GTAACATTGCATTTGGGACAGTGGATTCACCCAATACAGCCTTATCTTCGTCTCCTGCTGCTCCTTCGACCACCGGCGGCCACCTTGCGGATGCAGTGAAATCATTTGGCTCGATCGATGCCGACGGAAACTCTGATCCTGATGTGGTGAAGACTCGAAGAACCAGCTCCCTTAGCAATCCTATCGGTCCTGTACAGGAGAAAAAGCTCAGTGTCCATTCTCTCTTCACTAGTAAAGCCCCGGCGCAGGCCCCCTTGggatcttctccatcacGCCCTGCAATGTCTCCTCCACAACCGCATCAGCAGCCTATTCCTCATATACGTCGCCAGTCAATGGGGCAAGGGGGCCCCGGATTCCAGAGCCAGGTGCCAGTAGGCTCTCCAAGTTTCACAAGCGGCCCACCCATGCGTCCTCCCATGGTAATGCCTAACCAGCCACGCTCACCGGTGGCGAATCCTAACGTCCCTCATGGGCAATACGCACCCATGCCTCCGCTTCATGTGCAACAGGGTTTCCGTCCCCCGCAACAAGGTATGGGGACTCAGCAGCCTCCAGTGAGACCTAATGGTATGGGCACTCAGGGCATGGCTCGTCCCATGATGGGCCCTGGCCAATATGGTATGCATCCTGGACCCCAAGGGCCCCAGTATCCAGTGATGGGATATCCTCCTCAAGGAGGTTTCTAT CCCGGTTATGGGCCGTATGACCAACAGCCACATTACGGTTCCCCACAATGGGCCCAGCAACAGCAAAATCAGTCGTTCAACGCTAATTTCGGTCCCGGCCCTATGTCACCTCGGAGCGGTCCTAGTCAGATTTCTTCCGCCCCCTCCCAATCTCCTTTGCCACCTCAGGGAGTTCCACTTGGCAGCGGTGGGCCTAGTCCCATTCCCACTCCGCCGAATCGACCCCCTAACTTGATGGCTGGTCACCAGCATTCGGCCTCTATTCCTGCTACTCCAATTCCTTCTACACCATCTCGTCCCATGCAAGCTAACGTacctcctcccttcctttccgGAGCAGCTTCAGTGTTTACACCCAGAGGTGCTTCAAAGGCCGTTAAGATAGCACGTGAAGATGGCACCGCTGTGAACATGAAGGAAGTTGCGGAAGCGGCGTCAAAAGCGGTTTCCAGTGGTGCTCACACACCTGAATCTGCGGCTCAACCTTCTAAAGATGATGCGCCTCGAAGAAAGCCTGGTTTACCTGTGATTGTCAGACTTGAATCTGAGGaacagaaaaagaagagggtagcagaagaagaaagagaggcCAAATTGAAGTCtatggaagagaaggaagaacaggagaggagggagcgcttggaaaagaagatcaaagaagatgaggagcGCCAGGCAAAAGAAGCCGCAGAAAAA GCtgaagcagagaagaaagctaaagaggaagaagaaaagaaaaagctTGATGAAGCTTATGCCGCGGAAGCGCTGGCTGCAAAGAAGCTcgcagaggagaaggaagccaCTGCCAAGGCCGCCAAAGAACAAACAGAAGCGGCTGAACGAGAAAAGCTTGCGGCACACGCTGCAACGCAAGAAGCTCGAGACAAGGCTGAAGAGCAACGTCGTGAGCTTTTGTCTACCCCGGTCACTCCAGCTGCAGTATCACCCGTGGAATCTCCGGCGCTCGGGGCGGGGCTTCCTGCCAAGCCTGTAGCTGCAATCAGCGGTGCCATGAAAACACTCCCTACAGCCCCGGAGCTGGCTTCTACATCTGTCGCGACCATCAATGAGACGCCTTCAGCCTCCGCATCTGCGCTTAGTTCTGCCCGGCCTATCAATGATCTCAGTTCTATCACTTACCCCGCTACGCTGAAGAGCCCCGATCCTCGACTAAATGTCGACGCCGAACCCGGTAAATTCCGATACGACCGCGAATTCTTGATGCAGTTCATGGCTGTGTGTCGTGAGAAGCCAGatactcttcctcctttggAGGACATTGGCCTAGAAGTGGACGGTGGAAGCGGGTTTGGTGGACGTAGCTCTCGTGGAGGAAGTCGAGCTTCAATGGGTCCCTCGAGTCGCTCTGCTCCCGGCGGCGCTGGCCTGGGCATTAGTGGTTCCAATCGCTCCGCCTTCCCCGGTCAGGGCATGGGGCAGTTTGGCTCAATGGGTCAATTCGGTTCTGGAGCCGGACCCATTCGTAGCACAAGTGAGCAACGGTACCGTGCCAGCCTCAGTAACCGCACACCTAGTTCATTGTCTGGTTTGCCGTCACTAGGGATCTCAGGGTCACGAACTGGCGCCAACAGAGGTAGTCAGCGTGGCTCCAAACGTGCTCCACAATCGTCTCAAGTCCCAACATCTGCCACTGCCCCTATTCCGATCTCCGAAAATGCTTGGACCCGAACACGATTGGGTGGCGATGCTCAAGGTACCCCTGCTTATATCGAACGAAAGGTAAAAGCGCTCCTGAACAAATTGACCGAGGAGAAGTTTGACCCTATTTCGCTTCAAATCCTCGAGTGGGCCAACAAGTCAGCCAACGAGACGGATGGTTTGACTTTGAAGCTGGTCATCAAACTCATCTTTGAGAAAGCCACTGACGAAGCTCACTGGTCTGCCATGTACGCGAAGCTTTGTAAGCTGCTGCATGATGAAATCAGCCCTGAGGTATCCGATACCATTGATGGCAAACCGGTTGCTGGACGTGCTCTCTTCCGTAGGTATTTGCTTGGTCGTTGTCAGGTGGATTTCGAGGCTGGTTGGAAAGCTCGTGAGGACACAGCTGTGGCCGCTgcggcgaagaaggaggaggacggtgccaagcaggaagaagcgaagGATGACAAGGACAAAGAGGCAGTTCTCATGAGCGATGAGTATTACGCTGCTCAGAAGGCGAAACGTCGCGGTTTGGGTCTTGTGCAGCTTATCGGAGAGCTCTTCAAAAGGGAGATGATTTCCAATAGAGTAATCAAAGAATGCTTGCTCAAATTACTCAGTAACACTACGGACCCTGACGAGGAAGACATCGAATCAGCCTGCAAACTCCTTACTACGATCGGTGCGGCGTACGATCGAGTTGCGCCTGAAAACCTCAGCAAAGCGTTCGATATGCTCAGTAAAATGATGCAGGTGGAATCATTGTCCTCACGTATCAAATTCATGATAATG GATGTCTTCGATTTGCGCAGGAATGGATGGAAATCAAAAAAGAATCAGACGAGCGTTATGACAATTGCCCAAATTCACGAACAAAatgcaaaggaaaagagcgCTGCTTCCACAGCAGTCTCCAAAGAATCTATATCCCGTGGTGGTTCGCGCTCCGGTAGGGACAGACATGAAGGATCTCAACCTGGCGAATGGCAGTCTGTCTCTGCTGGTCCGCGTTCCCTCAACCGACCTACTGATTTCTCCAATATGGGTCGTAACATCAGCTCTGGTGGAACAGCCCCTTCTTTCGGTCCAACTAGCATCTTCAATACTCGAAAGGGTAAGGCAGGAACCCCCACTAATGTCACTCCTCCTATGTCTCGCCAACCCTCTTCTGCAAACATGTTTAGCGCTCTCAATGATACCCAAGAGAATGAACTCGTGTCTGCCGAAAGACGGACCAGCACTGACAACGGTGAATCTGCTCCACAACGCAAGAGGCTCAATCTGGCCCCTCGTACCAAACCAGTAGAAGGCGAAGGCGAGAACAAGGACGAAggggcagaggaagaaccGCATGGAGACCGCGTGGATGAACATGACCtatctgaagaagaagctagGGCCAAGATTGATTTAGATATGAAGGAGTTGTGGGGCGAAAAGGACCAAGGAGGGTCGAGGAACCCTGAAGATATCGCTGATTACTTTAGTGCTTTACCCGTTTCGCGCCGTCCTCTGCTGGCAGAACGTCTTCTCAACGATATTTTCAGAATATCCAGGCTGAAGGATGCTGAAATAGTGGCGAAGGGGTGGAAAACCGCCTTACTGCAGCAATCAGTTTCTGCAGATGTCCTCAGACAAAG TCTGGAGCATCGCATGCCTACTCTAGATGATGAGTCCATTGACTTCCCCTCAGCTTATGAAGCTATCGCCCTCCTGGTCCGAAATGTTTCTCTATCCCAAGAAGACATCAACGCTATGGTTGGGAGGATTGAGGTAGAAGGAACACCTCGCATCACTCCCCCGCAGAAAATGGAAAAAGCCCTCAGAAAAGTCGATGAGGCGGGATCTTTGGCGTAG